In Paramormyrops kingsleyae isolate MSU_618 unplaced genomic scaffold, PKINGS_0.4 ups27, whole genome shotgun sequence, a genomic segment contains:
- the LOC140583972 gene encoding uncharacterized protein isoform X7, with protein MVQIVEIKDCYSMRFRIHHSLNVENMDPEVHEFVEDKFISILVVNFERSPLTMENLLSLALSVPSFYWRLTGEELDPSLLHVATARLQVVHHGTETGVQHGDGESPAEEDDHYGQELPSPSSRREASPAAPASTTEDANGLPEALPLAWGEDEPSSPSLSVASDTQPGSQIEPEHAEPSSSTFWIPVGPNSTWQQLEIEGRNYLRKLDELSIPEGLWGITDYGDDHTVLMSVHVSVHVSSSLRTWGVRQEERPPQRPAGTSQRKRKAEPDDTSGSSSPPPHKRPMRF; from the exons atggtgcagatagttgagataaaggactgttactcgatgagatttcgaatccatcactccttaaacgtggagaacatggatccagaag ttcatgagtttgtggaggacaagttcatctccattctggtcgtgaacttcgagaggagcccactgaccatggagaacttgctgtctctggccctcagtgtcccttcattttattggcggctcactggggaggagttggatcccagcctattgcacgtagcaactgcacggctgcaagtggtacatcatggtacagagactggtgtccagcatggggatggagaatcaccagctgaggaggatgaccattacggacaggagctgccatcacccagctctagaagggaggcttcccctgcagctccagcatccacgactgaggatgctaatgggcttcctgaggctctccccttggcctggggtgaagatgagccctcatctccatccttatctgtggcttctgacactcaacctggaagtcagattgagccagaacatgctgagccctccagctccaccttctggatccctgtgggccctaacagcacgtggcagcagcttgagatcgaaggccgcaactacctgcggaagctggatgagctcagcatccccgagggactctggggcattacggactacggtgatgaccacaccgtgctcatgtccgtgcatgtctccgtgcatgtgagcagttctctgcgaacatggggcgtgaggcaggaggagaggcctcctcagaggcccgctggcaccagtcagaggaagcgcaaggccgagcccgacgacaccagcggctcaagttctcctccaccgcacaagaggcccatgcgcttctga
- the LOC140583972 gene encoding uncharacterized protein isoform X8 — MFLRFHEFVEDKFISILVVNFERSPLTMENLLSLALSVPSFYWRLTGEELDPSLLHVATARLQVVHHGTETGVQHGDGESPAEEDDHYGQELPSPSSRREASPAAPASTTEDANGLPEALPLAWGEDEPSSPSLSVASDTQPGSQIEPEHAEPSSSTFWIPVGPNSTWQQLEIEGRNYLRKLDELSIPEGLWGITDYGDDHTVLMSVHVSVHVSSSLRTWGVRQEERPPQRPAGTSQRKRKAEPDDTSGSSSPPPHKRPMRF; from the coding sequence ttcatgagtttgtggaggacaagttcatctccattctggtcgtgaacttcgagaggagcccactgaccatggagaacttgctgtctctggccctcagtgtcccttcattttattggcggctcactggggaggagttggatcccagcctattgcacgtagcaactgcacggctgcaagtggtacatcatggtacagagactggtgtccagcatggggatggagaatcaccagctgaggaggatgaccattacggacaggagctgccatcacccagctctagaagggaggcttcccctgcagctccagcatccacgactgaggatgctaatgggcttcctgaggctctccccttggcctggggtgaagatgagccctcatctccatccttatctgtggcttctgacactcaacctggaagtcagattgagccagaacatgctgagccctccagctccaccttctggatccctgtgggccctaacagcacgtggcagcagcttgagatcgaaggccgcaactacctgcggaagctggatgagctcagcatccccgagggactctggggcattacggactacggtgatgaccacaccgtgctcatgtccgtgcatgtctccgtgcatgtgagcagttctctgcgaacatggggcgtgaggcaggaggagaggcctcctcagaggcccgctggcaccagtcagaggaagcgcaaggccgagcccgacgacaccagcggctcaagttctcctccaccgcacaagaggcccatgcgcttctga